The Juglans regia cultivar Chandler chromosome 2, Walnut 2.0, whole genome shotgun sequence genome includes a window with the following:
- the LOC109003868 gene encoding LRR receptor-like serine/threonine-protein kinase GSO1 — translation MGSIQMSRLMLLLAVFSASFAVTHADNASDSFWLLRVKSEIIDPARVLENWTPRARICSWKGLTCSDDQSHILGLNLSGSGLSGSLSHEIGHLSSLETLDMSSNFLTGSIPSELGKLQNLRILLLYTNYLSGKIPAEIGLLKKLQVLRIGDNMLTGEITSSIGNLSELRVLGLSYCQFNGSIPIEIGNLKHLTSLDLQNNSVSGLIPEEIHGCEELENFAASNNQLQGDIPSSIGLLKSLQALNLANNSLSGSIPIALSRLSNLKYLNLLGNKLSGEIPSELNQLIQLEELDLSENNISGTVSLLNTRLRNLKALVLSDNALTGSIPSNFCLRNSTLQQLLLAGNKLSGEFPLELLNCSSLQQLDLSNNKFEGELPFLLDKLENLKDLLLNNNSFIGALPPEIGNLSNLENLFLFDNMITGGIPVEIGKLQRLSAIYLYDNQMSGNIPRGLTNCTSLTEIDFFGNHFTGSIPATIGKLKNLVLLQLRQNYLSGPIPPSLGYCKRLQILALADNRLSGSLPPTFRFLSELSKITLYNNSFQGPLPNSLFLLKNLKIINFSHNRFNGTIFPLSGSNSLTALDLTNNSFSGPLPSRLAMSRNLERVRLAHNHLTGTIPFIFGQLIELKFLDLSFNNLSGGLPSQLSSCEKLEHLLLNNNQFKGTMPPWLGSFQELGELDLSSNYFFGTVPVELGNCSRLLKLSLHRNTLSGEIPPEIGNLTSLNVLTLQRNNLSGSIPSTIQKCMKLYELRLSENFLTGSIPSDLGRLTELQVILDLSKNLLSGEIPSSLGNLVKLERLNLSYNQLQGEIPPTLGKLTSLHMLNLSNNHLQGHIPSFFSGFPLSSFLGNDKLCGPPLVTCSGSMGQGKKHLSNTEVAGIIVVIVSTSTVICLIMLYIMFRIWCHWREVSISSADGTVGTEKRRGEGKWVYGDEKRRNGDYWKVNSMVLGASQDKPAKSTTACVFHLKTDSEDMEDTCSKVT, via the coding sequence ATGGGCAGTATTCAAATGTCTCGTTTGATGCTGTTGTTGGCGGTATTTAGCGCCAGTTTCGCTGTTACTCATGCAGACAATGCATCTGATTCTTTTTGGCTTCTGAGAGTTAAGTCAGAGATAATTGATCCTGCAAGAGTTCTTGAGAACTGGACACCCAGAGCTCGCATATGCAGCTGGAAAGGATTAACATGTTCAGATGATCAAAGCCATATTCTGGGCTTGAATCTGTCCGGTTCAGGACTTTCAGGCTCGCTCTCACATGAGATTGGGCACCTTTCTTCTCTTGAAACACTTGATATGTCCTCCAATTTTCTCACTGGTTCAATCCCTTCTGAGCTCGGGAAACTTCAAAATCTAAGGATACTACTTCTCTATACAAATTATCTCTCGGGTAAGATTCCGGCAGAGATAGGTCTACTGAAGAAGTTGCAAGTTCTTAGAATAGGCGATAACATGTTAACGGGTGAAATTACATCATCTATTGGAAATCTGAGTGAGTTGAGAGTATTGGGTCTTTCTTATTGCCAATTTAATGGAAGCATTCCAATTGAGATTGGTAATTTGAAGCATCTGACCTCTCTTGATTTGCAGAATAACAGTGTCAGTGGCCTTATACCAGAAGAGATTCATGGCTGTGAAGAACTTGAAAACTTTGCAGCATCTAACAACCAGCTCCAAGGAGACATCCCTTCATCAATAGGATTGCTTAAATCACTTCAAGCTCTTAATCTGGCTAACAACAGTCTTTCTGGATCAATTCCTATTGCATTAAGTCGTCTCTCCAATCTGAAATATTTGAATTTGCTTGGGAATAAACTAAGCGGTGAAATTCCTTCAGAGCTTAACCAGTTGATCCAACTTGAGGAGCTTGATTTATCAGAAAACAACATCTCAGGAACCGTAAGCCTTCTCAATACCCGGTTAAGAAATCTAAAAGCCCTTGTTCTCTCTGACAATGCTTTGACAGGTAGCATCCCAAGCAACTTTTGCCTAAGAAATTCTACTCTGCAACAACTTCTTCTGGCTGGAAATAAGCTCTCAGGCGAATTCCCCTTGGAGCTACTGAATTGTTCCTCACTCCAACAATTAGACCTTTCTAATAATAAGTTTGAAGGAGAACTGCCATTCCTCCTGGACAAACTTGAGAATCTGAAAGATCTCTTACTCAACAATAACAGCTTTATCGGTGCTTTACCTCCTGAAATAGGAAACCTGAGCAATTTGGAAAATCTTTTCCTGTTTGACAACATGATCACAGGTGGGATTCCAGTGGAGATTGGGAAGCTACAGAGATTGAGTGCCATTTACCTCTATGATAATCAGATGTCAGGAAATATACCTAGAGGGCTAACAAACTGCACGAGCTTGacagaaattgatttttttggaaatcaTTTTACTGGGTCTATTCCTGCAACAATTGGGAAGCTTAAGAATCTAGTTCTGCTTCAGCTGAGGCAGAATTACCTGTCAGGCCCCATACCACCAAGCTTGGGTTACTGCAAAAGGCTTCAGATATTGGCCTTGGCTGATAACAGACTCTCTGGATCACTACCACCCACATTCAGGTTCCTTTCAGAACTGAGTAAAATCACTCTCTATAACAACTCCTTCCAAGGCCCTCTTCCCAATTCTTTGTTCCTTCTCAAAAACctcaaaatcataaatttttctCACAACAGGTTTAATGGAACCATCTTTCCTCTCTCTGGTTCAAATTCCCTGACTGCATTAGACTTAACAAACAACAGCTTCTCAGGTCCCCTTCCTTCTAGGCTAGCCATGTCAAGAAATCTAGAACGTGTCCGCCTAGCACACAATCATCTTACTGGCACTATTCCTTTTATATTTGGCCAGCTCATAGAGCTCAAATTCCTTGATCTATCTTTCAACAATCTCTCAGGAGGACTGCCATCTCAACTCTCAAGCTGTGAAAAACTTGAGCACCTTTTACTCAACAATAACCAGTTCAAAGGCACAATGCCTCCATGGTTAGGGAGCTTCCAAGAACTTGGGGAGCTAGACCTTTCATCCAACTATTTCTTTGGAACAGTGCCTGTAGAGCTTGGAAACTGTTCGAGGTTACTCAAGCTTTCGCTCCATAGGAACACTCTCTCGGGAGAGATCCCACCGGAGATCGGAAATCTGACTTCTCTCAATGTCCTTACTCTGCAGAGAAACAATCTTTCAGGCTCCATTCCGTCAACAATCCAAAAGTGTATGAAGCTCTACGAGCTGAGGTTATCAGAAAATTTCTTGACAGGTTCAATACCATCTGATCTAGGAAGGCTTACTGAGCTACAAGTGATCTTGGACTTGAGTAAAAATCTCCTCTCTGGGGAAATCCCATCGTCTCTTGGAAACCTGGTCAAGTTAGAGAGACTGAACCTCTCTTATAATCAACTCCAAGGAGAAATACCACCCACACTTGGAAAACTGACCAGCCTCCACAtgctaaatttatcaaataatcATCTCCAAGGCCatattccttcatttttttcaggATTCCCACTAAGTTCTTTCCTGGGTAATGACAAGCTATGCGGCCCACCATTAGTAACTTGCTCGGGATCAATGGGGCAAGGAAAAAAGCATCTTTCCAACACTGAAGTGGCGGGTATTATAGTGGTCATTGTCTCTACTTCTACAGTGATATGCTTGATAATGCTTTATATCATGTTCAGAATCTGGTGCCATTGGAGAGAAGTTTCGATTTCGAGTGCAGATGGTACTGTTGGAACTGAAAAAAGGAGAGGGGAAGGGAAATGGGTCTATGGAGATGAGAAGAGGAGGAATGGTGACTACTGGAAAGTTAACTCCATGGTACTAGGTGCTTCACAAGATAAGCCGGCGAAGTCTACAACAGCATGCGTCTTCCACCTAAAAACGGATTCAGAAGACATGGAAGATACTTGTTCAAAAGTTACgtag